The genomic DNA GTTTAATGAATATTAAACTCCAAGTGGTGTATGTATAGAGaaataatatgaggcaggcattacctgtaaatggggacgaagtctgtatgaattacttttttgtaacttaaatatttgttaaaaaaaaagaaacggaaataccgtaacgtttccgattttggttctgttgttagggattttagttgtgacgttatttaagttatgacgtcatatgcaatgtaaacaaagaaacgctatcatcaggtaacgttttttcatatcaaggaattattaaaaatgaaattggtattgcaTTCCTTCCTATTTATAGTCtaagactgataaatatatattttactcaaagattCATACAAACGAGACCGAaaaaaggaagtacattgtagatttctgaGCATATGCATGATAATGTTATTGTGTTGTAGTCCGTATTCTTTTTggtattcatatttattttttaagattgtTCGTCAGCAGAACCGgaatagattttaaaaagtcGATCTGCGCCGATGCTTCACTACCGGTAACTACTTCTGCGCCGGTccgggatttcaaaacatgacataaaaaaaagtaaacgattttgagttcattagtacaatgaaaaattcgggaaattttcccgatttttttttttttatttttatttttctaccgtaattgTGGACTCCGTCcccatattattattatatctcATATATCAATTGAATCACAATAAAAGCGTATAACAAAATACCGAAACCATAGTAAATGTATTGGTGGAGgtcatacaaataaacaaaatcaaatgttttaaatcaaCTGAACGACTGAAAACCAatggtatacatgtatagtcatcaataaaaaacatttttttttaaatagatggGTAAAACCTATTTTTATAGGTAAACCCCGCAATTATATAACAATTTACAGTTCTTTTATATTAACGAAACGACAGAGAATATGCTAATTAATAATCTTCCTTTATCTAAGCATCACTATATTGATATAGAACTGAGAAtatgacaaagagacaacaacccgaccaaagagcagggAACAgccaaggccaccaatggattGTATGGCTTTCGTCACATGTGCATGTACcatacaaacatattaaagactaTGTACGTGATACTAAAAAACATAatctgtttttaaaaagccCCTCGCTATTTATAGATCCAATGcatttaataaatacatataaactggATTTGTTCTGACACACTAGTTCATATTACATGAGCACtacacattttgttatttcttgtAAACACAAACAATAGTCTAATGTTTTAAGGAATTTGAATTCATAACTTGCATACACTGTAGCTGATTATTGTTCATCCTTCAATCAAATTGCAACTGCCCTGGTCATTGCATAAATTATATCCCAGCGAATGAAGTTCAACCTCGGTTCCATATACGGCGATTGTTACCATGTATATTGCTGTGTTGTCTGCCTTGGTTTCCATGGACATTTGAGGTAATTAAATATAGTCGTGTTCTATTTCCAGGAAACTGAAAGATGATATATTATGTTTTCACACAACAGCCATACTTATTCATCATAATATATCTTATTTGGCTTGTTTTGACTTTTATATTCGAGTTTCACTGATGAGTGATAGtcttttttagaatttaaaaaaaaaccgggCGTCTGGGTTAAACAAAATAATCCTGCTATCTATATAggatttgttaattttttcatacatcagaaatcatactttatttacttaaataattgtattaaaccACAGATACTTTTGTACTGGCGATATTATTTATAGATTTAGTATATTATTAAGCTGATTGTATGGAACATCTTTATACCATTTTTaaattccggagcacctgagttcTCCCCAAGTTTTTGTAGGGGTTCCTTTtgctcagtttttagttttctatgttgtttcttttgtcctattatttgtctgtttgactTTTCTTTGTTACCTATGGTGTTGTTGGTTTTATTTTCGaataatgagtttgactgttcctctagtatctttcgcaTCTCTTCTTTTGCTAAGCTTATTGCATagaattttatatatcatttgttaatgtCGTATATTGCTAAGTGTATGGAacatctttttatcattttaagatTAAGTATACGACCAAGATGATTGTGTCAAATCATTAGAATGTTAGGTTAGCATtagtaaaatatcattttcattttagagTAACACTTAAGACAACAAACTGACGTTGCACATAAACATTTTTGCAGCTCGCAATAATCATCATTCAAACTAAGAAATAATTGTATGATATTGAGTATACTATTcctatcattaaaacaaaagtcaattctatagatttgtttttcataaattacaaaaatctgtCCAATAGAGACTAAATTACAGTTACaattgtcaatgttttgttttgtcggGTTTTATTTTTACCAGTTATTGTTTGAGTAATTTTCTATTGACAATAAAGTTTTTGATATCATAATAATCTtcaacttaaaatgaaaaacaatttgtcTTGTGAGTAAAGAAGAGATACAAAAGTTTTAGAAATAGTATAAATGTACAAACCTGTTccttaactataaaaaaaacgtcGTCTTAATCTACTTCTAACAAATGGTTTTTGAATTTgtctttcaacattcgtttggAAAGGTTTCCGTGACATTTCTTGTGAAAAATTCCTCCACATCTGTTGTCTTTCAATTTTACGACTTAATTGTCTCTGCACTAATTGTCTTGGCATATGTTGTGTAAAATTTCTTTGAACGTTATGCCCTTGAATATTCCGAACATGAATTCTCTGCATGTGTTGTTGTGGAACAATCCTTCCTATTGTATTTTGCATCGGTTGTCTTAAAAATGTTCGTTGTGCTATAGTCTGCATTGGTTGTATTGAAACTCTTCGTGATAATTCTTCTGGAAGAGGTTGTCTTGGAAATGAACCTTCCCTACGGTATTGAAGACCCCGGGGATGATTGGTATATACGTATCGTCCACTTATAGGCTGTGTTGGTCTAAAATTGTCTGACAATGTTCGGAAGCGACGAAAATAACGGTCACCAAGACGCCTAAATTcgtttatctttaaaaaaaaaaaaaaaaaaaagaacaaatatcaAAGTACACAAATTTATAGACATGTAATagcttgacctataatgatttagtTTCACAAATTTTGATTAGAATTGAGAGATGTCTTCTTTGAACTTATACCTCATTTTCGTTTATCtacatatatgtatgtatataaactatgtaaatttaacaatatCGATATAAACGTTTTAGAGTCTATTATAAGTGGTGTGTTTCACTATATTCTATGTCGTGGCTAAGTTTGAACATAACTCATACctttggttttctcgtttgaattacaTCACTTTTTGACATAGCAGACCTTTAATAACTTGCTATTGGGTATATGTTCATGTATGGCTTATTGTTAAGGAGCGCACATTTCTCTTAGATTGCTAACATCACCGTAATGAGGTTTCCAGTTGATAATTGTTTGACCCCTTATGGAAATTTATTAACTATATTAACATGTCTGCTTTGTTTGGCAGTAGTTGTATAATGTGTGAACCTTTCCCTAGAGTggcgtatatatatatgtatatgatcATATTTACTCAATCATTATCgtcaatatacattttttttattattgtaatgaGAGTACAaccaatattgataaaattcatgGCAAACAAAGATACATACAAGCGAaagatttagctagctataaattCCGGTTTAATACACCATTTTCTAAGTAAAAAAATGCCTCTATCAAAACAagtatatgacagttgttatccattcgtttgatgtgtttgaggttttgagattgccatttgattggggactttcgttttgaattttcctcggatttcaGTATCATTTGTGATTTTGCTTTATACTATGTAATAAAAAGGTCACCTGTGCCTGCGAAATTCGTATATGCTCTTGAAAAATTGTCCATACAACGCTTTCGTAGCATGGAGGAGTAGTCAGTCCACCATAATATCTATAGAACACTTCAGTAGAACGAGGAAACAACGAGCTCAACGAAAATGTATGAATTTCTACGTGGTCATCTACAAACATATATCAAAAGTAAATGCAATTTGAGGGGAGAACTTATA from Mytilus trossulus isolate FHL-02 chromosome 8, PNRI_Mtr1.1.1.hap1, whole genome shotgun sequence includes the following:
- the LOC134680706 gene encoding carbonic anhydrase-like; protein product: MVKQFHFHWGSADNRGSEHDISGRYFPMEMHVVTYSARFKMFEEAKNSTDGLAVLAFLFDIGDHNPVFDKMITHMNDVRHRDDHVEIHTFSLSSLFPRSTEVFYRYYGGLTTPPCYESVVWTIFQEHIRISQAQINEFRRLGDRYFRRFRTLSDNFRPTQPISGRYVYTNHPRGLQYRREGSFPRQPLPEELSRRVSIQPMQTIAQRTFLRQPMQNTIGRIVPQQHMQRIHVRNIQGHNVQRNFTQHMPRQLVQRQLSRKIERQQMWRNFSQEMSRKPFQTNVERQIQKPFVRSRLRRRFFYS